A single Micromonospora sp. CCTCC AA 2012012 DNA region contains:
- a CDS encoding penicillin-binding transpeptidase domain-containing protein codes for MPLSYPVRGRFSPSRRGLAALTATVLAAGALTGCSGEDGPEKSVDAFLAGWHSGDLQAVGFIDPTGARVPAAEVAKKLRALSGELAATPPALTRRGDATITADIATAKVEVAWALPGKTRWAYERPVRLKRGKDDQWQVIWEPQIVQEKLEEGDRLALRRQPGTRAGILDGAGNPVVAPRPVVRVGVQPSEVTDVKGLSRQLGAAFAAVKPALTPPVDLSDLPKRVSEAEPGDFVEVVTLREEAYRQIKSRIYDLPGTKFQADTLDLAPTREFARALLGSVDPAQADDLKAHPDRYVAGDLVGHGGLQGRYDDRLRGAPGLTVVTERPKPGEPGTATGTEVFRSAPQPGQPLKTTLDVATQNAADAALRGEQHRSALVAVRVGDGAVLAAANGPGPAGENLAFTAQVPPGSTFKVVSALGLLDRGAVTADATVACPKTFVVDGRSFKNSDDFVLGPVPFRTDFAKSCNTAFASLAPKLGPDGLAGTGRTLGLEATWDLGVDVFTGKVSTGGSATEQAAAAIGQGTTVVSPLAMAGATAAVARGHWEQPKLVLDPAPQQPAPAGPPLKPESVAALKTMMREVVTAGTGSALKDVPGQPVYGKTGTAEYDNNPAHTHAWFVGWQGDVVFAVFVEQGGSSAVSAVPIAERFLRALPPR; via the coding sequence ATGCCCCTGTCGTACCCCGTTCGTGGCCGCTTCTCCCCTTCCCGCCGGGGACTGGCGGCGCTGACCGCCACCGTGCTGGCCGCCGGCGCGCTGACCGGGTGCTCCGGCGAGGACGGCCCGGAGAAGAGCGTCGACGCGTTCCTGGCCGGCTGGCACTCGGGCGACCTCCAGGCGGTCGGCTTCATCGACCCGACCGGGGCCCGGGTGCCGGCCGCCGAGGTGGCGAAGAAGCTCCGGGCGCTCTCCGGCGAGCTGGCGGCCACCCCGCCGGCCCTGACCCGCCGCGGCGACGCCACGATCACCGCTGACATCGCGACCGCCAAGGTCGAGGTCGCCTGGGCGCTGCCCGGAAAGACCCGCTGGGCGTACGAACGGCCGGTGCGCCTCAAGCGCGGCAAGGACGACCAGTGGCAGGTGATCTGGGAGCCGCAGATCGTCCAGGAGAAGCTGGAGGAGGGCGACCGGCTGGCCCTGCGCCGGCAACCCGGCACCCGGGCCGGGATCCTGGACGGCGCGGGCAACCCGGTCGTCGCCCCCCGCCCGGTGGTCCGGGTCGGCGTCCAGCCGAGCGAGGTCACCGACGTCAAGGGGCTCAGTCGGCAGCTGGGTGCCGCGTTCGCGGCGGTCAAGCCGGCGCTCACCCCACCCGTCGACCTGTCGGACCTGCCCAAGCGCGTCAGCGAGGCCGAACCGGGCGACTTCGTCGAGGTGGTGACGCTGCGCGAGGAGGCGTACCGCCAGATCAAGTCGCGGATCTACGACCTGCCGGGCACCAAGTTCCAGGCCGACACGCTGGACCTCGCGCCGACCCGGGAGTTCGCCCGGGCGCTGCTCGGCTCCGTCGACCCCGCCCAGGCCGACGACCTGAAGGCCCACCCCGACCGCTACGTCGCCGGTGACCTGGTCGGCCACGGCGGCCTCCAGGGCCGCTACGACGACCGTCTGCGCGGCGCACCCGGGCTCACCGTGGTCACCGAACGCCCCAAGCCCGGCGAGCCCGGGACGGCGACCGGCACGGAGGTGTTCCGCAGCGCGCCGCAGCCCGGCCAGCCGCTGAAGACCACCCTCGACGTGGCCACCCAGAACGCCGCCGACGCGGCGCTGCGCGGGGAGCAGCACCGCTCCGCCCTGGTGGCCGTCCGGGTCGGTGACGGCGCGGTGCTCGCCGCCGCCAACGGTCCCGGCCCCGCCGGGGAGAACCTGGCGTTCACCGCCCAGGTGCCGCCCGGCTCGACGTTCAAGGTGGTCAGCGCGCTGGGGCTGCTGGACCGGGGCGCGGTGACCGCCGACGCGACCGTCGCCTGTCCGAAGACGTTCGTCGTGGACGGCCGCTCGTTCAAGAACTCGGACGACTTCGTCCTCGGGCCGGTGCCGTTCCGCACCGACTTCGCGAAGTCCTGCAACACCGCGTTCGCCTCGCTGGCACCGAAGCTCGGCCCGGACGGGCTGGCCGGCACCGGCCGTACCCTCGGTCTGGAGGCGACCTGGGACCTCGGCGTGGACGTCTTCACCGGGAAGGTCTCCACCGGCGGCTCCGCCACCGAGCAGGCCGCCGCCGCGATCGGCCAGGGCACCACCGTGGTCAGTCCGCTCGCCATGGCCGGCGCCACCGCCGCGGTCGCCCGGGGCCACTGGGAGCAGCCGAAGCTGGTGCTCGACCCGGCCCCGCAGCAGCCGGCCCCGGCCGGGCCGCCACTCAAGCCGGAGTCCGTCGCGGCGCTGAAGACCATGATGCGCGAGGTGGTCACCGCCGGCACCGGCAGCGCGCTGAAGGACGTCCCCGGCCAGCCGGTGTACGGCAAGACCGGCACCGCCGAGTACGACAACAACCCGGCGCACACCCACGCCTGGTTCGTCGGCTGGCAGGGCGACGTGGTGTTCGCGGTCTTCGTCGAGCAGGGCGGCTCCAGCGCGGTCAGCGCGGTCCCCATCGCCGAGCGCTTCCTCCGCGCCCTCCCGCCCCGCTGA
- a CDS encoding NAD-glutamate dehydrogenase, whose product MDRRPAIKPGPDLRQADTGRDDSFDSATDGDGYGRLDTGVTGMTGSSIDTLYDLGLPAQALGDDVEDAELDEPVPNAERLVAQAVALAGDDHDAATLVDRFWRFAPDEELIGFTAEEMLDAARAHRDLAQQRVPGELKLRIHEPHADQHHTVIEIVTDDMPFLVDSVTALLNAHHLDVHLLVHPLVVVRREPLGRLTEVSADVEPDDAIAGDLVESWMRVEIDPVRDPAEREKVRRELQRVLTDVREAVEDWPKMRQRALALADELAAARTSDNRPPVPEKDITDSVELLRWLAHDHFTFLGYREYRLVDTDRAAGGQALEAVLGTGLGILRSDSPEARALSSMTPEAHERVLEKRLLIITKANSRATVHRSAYLDYIGFKIFNEAGEVVGERRFLGLFSTAAYRTSVQELPVVRRKVAEVLDRSGLSLRSHSGKDLLQILETYPRDELFQIKTDDLYHAVIGVLRMAGRRQLRVFLRRDAYGRFISCLIYLPRDRFTTQNRLRMQDILLRELNGVGVDYTTRVTESMLARVHFIVRTDPTNPPGDIDADLLAEELADATRLWDDDYRLVLERKLGDEQAKHLFARYADAFPEGYKDGHTPYEAMKDLAKLELLEESGQLEMHLFRKQLAPRTARAGEADVDETMDVRFKVYRYGEPMMLSAVLPVLHSLGVRVVDEHPYEVDRIDGRVFLYDFGLRLPEGHQELAEVRPHVENAFAAAWRGEAEVDGFNELVLRAGLTWRQAVVLRAYAKYLRQTGTVFSQDYMEQTFIAYPRIAGLLVELFEVRFAPGAATLDERRQRSGELVTAIGEALDDVASLDQDRILRSYLTLIQATLRTSFYQKPVGGRPKPYVAFKLDPQAIPDLPAPRPKFEIFVYSPRFEGVHLRFGPVARGGLRWSDRREDFRTEVLGLVKAQMVKNAVIVPVGAKGGFVLKQKPGDRDEAVACYKEFVGALLDVTDNIVGGEIVPPDDVVRHDADDPYLVVAADKGTATFSDIANEISAAHQFWLGDAFASGGSAGYDHKRMGITARGAWESVKRHFRELGHDTQTQDFTVVGVGDMSGDVFGNGMLLSEHIRLVAAFDHRHIFLDPEPDAATSYAERKRLFDLPRSSWEDYNPELISAGGGIFPRTAKSIPLTPQVRAAIGLDDDVAQLSPQELMKAILTAPVDLFWNGGIGTYVKASTQTNAEVGDKSNDAIRVDGKSLRCRVVGEGGNLGCTQLGRIEYALTGGRIYTDFIDNAAGVDCSDHEVNIKILLNTAVADGALDVPQRDELLAQMTDEVAELVLRDNYDQARAINNAQAQAASLLPVHRRMINELERAGQLDRALEALPPDEELAVRTESGLTAPEFAVLLAYVKIVLEREIVGEGLADEEWTADILVNYFPTPLRERFADRMGQHRLRRDIVTTVLVNEVINRGGISFVFRVVEETAASAADVLRAYVVVSEVFGLRDLWDAVEALDNRVSPELQTNVYLDTRRLLDRAVRWLVTNRRSPIDVPTEIRRLRDGVARLLPGLENLFYGSEREAIVAHIDAMTAKGLPRELAEQATRLMYSFGLLDVVETAQATGRDVNEVAGVYFVLSDRFRVDSLLSKISLLPREDRWQTLARMALRYDLYAALAALTAEVLDSTADSLPPHERVQEWEQANATSIHRAHRAMGEFDESRADLAALSVLLRQIRTLVRTSAAA is encoded by the coding sequence ATGGACCGGCGTCCGGCGATCAAACCGGGACCCGACCTCCGGCAGGCTGACACCGGCCGGGACGACAGCTTCGATTCGGCGACCGACGGAGACGGCTACGGCCGTCTCGACACAGGAGTGACCGGGATGACCGGTTCGAGTATCGACACCCTCTACGATCTCGGTCTGCCAGCACAGGCGCTGGGCGACGACGTGGAGGACGCCGAACTCGACGAGCCGGTGCCCAACGCGGAACGCCTGGTGGCCCAGGCCGTCGCGCTGGCCGGTGACGACCACGACGCGGCGACCCTGGTGGACCGGTTCTGGCGGTTCGCGCCGGACGAGGAGCTGATCGGCTTCACCGCCGAGGAGATGCTCGACGCGGCCCGGGCGCATCGGGACCTGGCCCAGCAGCGGGTACCGGGCGAGCTGAAGCTGCGGATCCACGAGCCGCACGCCGACCAGCACCACACCGTCATCGAGATCGTCACCGACGACATGCCGTTCCTGGTGGACTCGGTGACCGCGCTGCTCAACGCGCACCACCTCGACGTGCACCTGCTGGTGCACCCGCTGGTGGTGGTCCGCCGGGAGCCGCTGGGTCGACTGACCGAGGTCTCCGCCGACGTGGAGCCGGACGACGCGATCGCCGGTGACCTGGTCGAGAGCTGGATGCGGGTGGAGATCGACCCGGTCCGGGACCCGGCCGAGCGGGAGAAGGTGCGCCGCGAACTCCAGCGGGTGCTCACCGACGTCCGCGAGGCCGTGGAGGACTGGCCGAAGATGCGGCAGCGCGCCCTGGCGCTCGCCGACGAGCTGGCCGCCGCCCGGACGTCGGACAACCGTCCGCCGGTGCCGGAGAAGGACATCACCGACTCGGTCGAGCTGCTGCGCTGGCTGGCGCACGACCACTTCACCTTCCTCGGTTACCGGGAGTACCGGCTGGTCGACACCGACCGGGCGGCCGGTGGCCAGGCGTTGGAGGCGGTGCTCGGCACCGGGCTGGGCATCCTGCGGTCCGACTCGCCGGAGGCGCGGGCGCTGAGCTCGATGACGCCGGAGGCGCACGAGCGGGTGCTGGAGAAGCGCCTGCTCATCATCACCAAGGCCAACTCCCGGGCCACCGTGCACCGGTCGGCCTACCTGGACTACATCGGCTTCAAGATCTTCAACGAGGCCGGCGAGGTGGTCGGGGAGCGGCGCTTCCTGGGTCTCTTCTCCACCGCGGCCTACCGGACCAGCGTGCAGGAGCTGCCGGTGGTCCGGCGGAAGGTCGCCGAGGTGCTGGACCGCTCGGGCCTGAGCCTGCGCAGCCACTCCGGCAAGGACCTGCTCCAGATCCTGGAGACCTACCCGCGCGACGAGCTGTTCCAGATCAAGACCGACGACCTGTACCACGCGGTGATCGGCGTGCTGCGGATGGCGGGGCGCCGGCAGCTGCGGGTGTTCCTGCGGCGGGACGCGTACGGGCGGTTCATCTCCTGCCTGATCTATCTGCCCCGGGACCGGTTCACCACCCAGAACCGGCTGCGGATGCAGGACATCCTGCTGCGCGAGCTGAACGGCGTCGGGGTCGACTACACCACCCGGGTCACCGAGTCGATGCTCGCCCGGGTGCACTTCATCGTCCGGACCGACCCGACCAACCCGCCCGGCGACATCGACGCCGACCTGCTCGCCGAGGAGCTGGCGGACGCCACCCGGCTCTGGGACGACGACTACCGGCTGGTGCTGGAGCGCAAGCTCGGTGACGAGCAGGCCAAGCACCTGTTCGCCCGGTACGCCGACGCGTTCCCGGAGGGCTACAAGGACGGGCACACGCCGTACGAGGCGATGAAGGACCTGGCCAAGCTGGAGCTGCTGGAGGAGTCCGGCCAGCTCGAGATGCACCTGTTCCGCAAGCAGCTGGCGCCCCGGACCGCCCGGGCCGGCGAGGCCGACGTCGACGAGACGATGGACGTCCGGTTCAAGGTCTACCGGTACGGCGAGCCGATGATGCTCTCCGCCGTGCTGCCGGTGCTGCACTCCCTCGGCGTCCGGGTGGTCGACGAGCACCCGTACGAGGTGGACCGGATCGACGGCCGGGTCTTCCTCTACGACTTCGGGCTGCGCCTGCCGGAGGGGCACCAGGAGCTGGCCGAGGTGCGCCCGCACGTGGAGAACGCGTTCGCGGCGGCGTGGCGCGGCGAGGCCGAGGTGGACGGCTTCAACGAGCTGGTCCTGCGCGCCGGGCTGACCTGGCGGCAGGCGGTGGTGCTGCGGGCGTACGCGAAGTACCTGCGCCAGACCGGCACGGTCTTCTCCCAGGACTACATGGAGCAGACCTTCATCGCGTACCCGCGGATCGCGGGGCTGCTGGTGGAGCTCTTCGAGGTCCGGTTCGCGCCCGGCGCGGCCACCCTGGACGAGCGCCGGCAGCGCAGCGGCGAGCTGGTCACCGCGATCGGCGAGGCGCTGGACGACGTGGCCAGCCTGGACCAGGACCGGATCCTGCGGTCGTACCTGACGTTGATCCAGGCCACCCTGCGGACCAGCTTCTACCAGAAGCCGGTCGGCGGGCGACCGAAGCCGTACGTGGCGTTCAAGCTGGACCCGCAGGCGATCCCGGACCTGCCGGCGCCGCGCCCCAAGTTCGAGATCTTCGTGTACTCGCCCCGGTTCGAGGGTGTGCACCTGCGCTTCGGGCCGGTGGCCCGGGGTGGGCTGCGCTGGTCCGACCGGCGGGAGGACTTCCGTACCGAGGTGCTCGGCCTGGTCAAGGCGCAGATGGTGAAGAACGCCGTGATCGTGCCGGTGGGCGCCAAGGGCGGCTTCGTGCTGAAGCAGAAGCCGGGCGACCGGGACGAGGCGGTGGCCTGCTACAAGGAGTTCGTCGGCGCGCTGCTCGACGTCACCGACAACATCGTCGGCGGCGAGATCGTGCCGCCGGACGACGTGGTCCGGCACGACGCGGACGACCCGTACCTGGTGGTGGCGGCGGACAAGGGCACCGCGACGTTCTCCGACATCGCCAACGAGATCTCCGCCGCGCACCAGTTCTGGCTGGGTGACGCGTTCGCCTCCGGCGGCTCGGCCGGTTACGACCACAAGCGGATGGGCATCACCGCCCGGGGCGCGTGGGAGTCGGTGAAGCGGCACTTCCGGGAGCTGGGGCACGACACCCAGACCCAGGACTTCACCGTGGTCGGTGTCGGCGACATGTCCGGTGACGTGTTCGGCAACGGGATGCTGCTGTCGGAGCACATCCGACTGGTGGCGGCCTTCGACCACCGGCACATCTTCCTGGACCCGGAGCCGGACGCCGCCACCTCGTACGCCGAGCGGAAGCGGCTGTTCGACCTGCCCCGGTCGTCCTGGGAGGACTACAACCCGGAGCTGATCTCGGCCGGCGGCGGGATCTTCCCGCGTACCGCGAAGTCGATTCCGCTCACCCCGCAGGTCCGGGCGGCGATCGGGCTGGACGACGACGTCGCGCAGCTCTCGCCGCAGGAGCTGATGAAGGCGATCCTGACCGCACCGGTGGACCTGTTCTGGAACGGCGGCATCGGCACCTACGTGAAGGCGTCGACGCAGACCAACGCCGAGGTGGGGGACAAGTCCAACGACGCGATCCGGGTGGACGGCAAGAGCCTGCGCTGCCGGGTGGTCGGCGAGGGCGGCAACCTGGGCTGCACGCAGCTCGGCCGGATCGAGTACGCGTTGACCGGCGGCCGGATCTACACCGACTTCATCGACAACGCGGCCGGGGTGGACTGCTCCGACCACGAGGTGAACATCAAGATCCTGCTGAACACGGCGGTCGCCGACGGGGCGCTGGACGTGCCGCAGCGGGACGAGTTGCTGGCCCAGATGACCGACGAGGTCGCCGAGCTGGTGCTGCGGGACAACTACGACCAGGCCCGGGCGATCAACAACGCCCAGGCGCAGGCCGCCTCGCTGCTCCCGGTGCACCGCCGGATGATCAACGAGCTGGAGCGGGCGGGCCAGCTCGACCGGGCGCTGGAGGCGCTGCCGCCGGACGAGGAGTTGGCGGTCCGGACCGAGTCCGGACTGACCGCGCCCGAGTTCGCGGTGCTGCTGGCGTACGTCAAGATCGTGCTGGAGCGGGAGATCGTGGGCGAGGGGCTGGCCGACGAGGAGTGGACGGCCGACATCCTGGTCAACTACTTCCCGACGCCGCTGCGCGAGCGGTTCGCCGACCGGATGGGTCAGCACCGGCTGCGCCGGGACATCGTCACCACCGTGCTGGTCAACGAGGTGATCAACCGGGGCGGCATCTCGTTCGTCTTCCGGGTGGTCGAGGAGACGGCCGCCTCGGCGGCGGACGTGCTCCGCGCCTACGTGGTGGTCAGCGAGGTGTTCGGGCTGCGGGACCTCTGGGACGCGGTCGAGGCGCTGGACAACCGGGTCTCGCCGGAGTTGCAGACGAACGTCTACCTGGACACCCGGCGGCTGCTCGACCGCGCTGTGCGTTGGCTGGTGACCAACCGGCGCTCGCCGATCGACGTCCCGACGGAGATCCGCCGGCTGCGGGACGGCGTCGCCCGCCTGCTGCCCGGTCTGGAGAACCTCTTCTACGGCAGCGAGCGGGAGGCGATCGTCGCCCACATCGACGCGATGACCGCCAAGGGGCTGCCGCGGGAGCTGGCCGAGCAGGCGACCCGGCTGATGTACAGCTTCGGTCTGCTCGACGTGGTGGAGACCGCGCAGGCCACCGGCCGGGACGTCAACGAGGTGGCCGGGGTCTACTTCGTGCTGTCGGACCGGTTCCGGGTGGACTCGCTGCTGTCGAAGATCTCCCTGCTGCCGCGGGAGGACCGCTGGCAGACGCTGGCCCGGATGGCGCTGCGCTACGACCTGTACGCCGCGCTGGCCGCGCTCACCGCGGAGGTCCTCGACTCCACGGCGGACAGCCTGCCGCCGCACGAGCGGGTGCAGGAGTGGGAGCAGGCGAACGCCACCTCGATCCACCGGGCCCACCGGGCGATGGGGGAGTTCGACGAGTCCCGGGCGGACCTGGCCGCCCTGTCGGTGCTGCTGCGGCAGATCCGTACCCTGGTGCGGACCTCCGCCGCGGCCTGA
- a CDS encoding class F sortase: MTATPAGGRHGRPWRAAGAAVVVLLAMAGSGMIGASVRTVPPPRPPQPLAQAGPADPVTTAPESADGTDPEAADEAPAENPATDAATPDTAPAGLPRSTPTTISIPRIGVQAEIMSLGTNPDGTVQVPPLDQAQRAGWYSPGASPGEVGNAVIVGHVDSAKLGPAVFFNLGSLKQGDTITVGREDGSQATFTVDEVRSYPKTAFPTELVYGPADKPGLRVVTCGGVFDRSAGSYLNNIVVYATLAP; this comes from the coding sequence CTGACGGCGACACCGGCCGGCGGCCGTCACGGGAGACCGTGGCGCGCCGCCGGCGCGGCCGTCGTCGTCCTGCTCGCCATGGCGGGCTCCGGCATGATCGGTGCGTCCGTCCGCACCGTGCCGCCGCCCCGCCCGCCCCAGCCGCTCGCCCAGGCCGGACCGGCCGACCCGGTCACCACCGCGCCGGAGAGCGCCGACGGCACCGACCCGGAGGCCGCCGACGAGGCGCCCGCCGAGAACCCGGCGACGGACGCCGCCACCCCGGACACCGCCCCCGCCGGACTGCCCCGGTCCACCCCGACGACCATCTCGATCCCCCGGATCGGCGTGCAGGCCGAGATCATGTCGCTCGGCACCAACCCCGACGGCACCGTCCAGGTCCCCCCGCTGGACCAGGCCCAGCGGGCCGGCTGGTACTCCCCCGGCGCCAGCCCCGGCGAGGTCGGCAACGCCGTCATCGTCGGCCACGTCGACTCGGCCAAGCTCGGGCCGGCGGTCTTCTTCAACCTCGGCTCGCTGAAGCAGGGCGACACGATCACGGTCGGCCGGGAGGACGGGTCCCAGGCCACCTTCACCGTCGACGAGGTCAGGTCGTACCCGAAGACGGCGTTCCCCACCGAGCTGGTCTACGGTCCCGCGGACAAGCCGGGCCTGCGGGTGGTGACCTGCGGTGGCGTCTTCGACCGGTCCGCCGGCAGCTACCTGAACAACATCGTCGTCTACGCCACCCTCGCCCCGTGA
- a CDS encoding glycoside hydrolase family 6 protein, which produces MNVWRRLSGRNRAIALTGASVLVAGGLVTLPVTAAQAATQCQVDYTTSDWPGGFTGTVTIKNLGDPLSTWNLGFTFPNSAQKVVSGWSAKWSQSGQNVTATNESWNGSLAGGASTTIGFNGAWSGTNPKPTQFTLNGTVCNGGTPPTSTPPTSTPPSSPPPSSPPPSSPPPSSPPPSSPPPTTTPPGQKVDNPYAGVKGYVNPEWKAKADAEPGGSRVSSNPTAVWLDRIAAINGTTGSSSNGSMGVRDHLDKALAQGAGYIQFVIYNLPGRDCAALASNGELGPDELARYKTEYIDPIAAIQADPKYAGLRIVNIIEIDSLPNLVTNTSGQPGGTAMCDTVKANGAYVNGVGYALAKLGAIGNVYNYIDAAHHGWIGWDSNFGPTANQLLAAATASGSTVHNVAGFITNTANYSALKEPYIKITDSVNGQTVRQSKWIDWNQYVDELSFAQAFRNKLVSIGFDSNIGMLIDTSRNGWGGTARPTGPGATTSVDTYVNGGRIDRRIHAGNWCNQAGAGLGERPKANPEPGIDAYVWVKPPGESDGSSSLIPNNEGKGFDRMCDPTYTGNARNGNSMTGALPNAPISGAWFSAQFQQLMQNAYPAL; this is translated from the coding sequence ATGAATGTGTGGAGAAGGCTGTCCGGCCGAAACCGGGCGATCGCGCTGACCGGCGCGAGCGTCCTGGTCGCGGGCGGACTGGTGACCCTCCCGGTCACCGCGGCGCAGGCCGCGACGCAGTGTCAGGTGGACTACACCACCAGCGACTGGCCGGGTGGCTTCACCGGCACCGTCACCATCAAGAACCTCGGTGACCCGCTGAGCACCTGGAACCTCGGGTTCACCTTCCCGAACAGCGCCCAGAAGGTGGTGTCCGGCTGGTCGGCCAAGTGGTCCCAGTCCGGCCAGAACGTCACCGCCACCAACGAGTCGTGGAACGGCTCGCTGGCCGGCGGTGCCAGCACCACCATCGGGTTCAACGGCGCGTGGAGCGGGACCAACCCGAAGCCCACGCAGTTCACCCTGAACGGCACGGTCTGCAACGGCGGCACGCCGCCGACCAGCACCCCGCCCACCAGCACGCCGCCGTCGAGCCCGCCCCCGTCGAGCCCGCCGCCCTCCAGCCCGCCGCCGTCGAGTCCGCCCCCGTCGAGCCCGCCGCCCACCACCACCCCGCCGGGGCAGAAGGTGGACAACCCCTACGCCGGGGTCAAGGGGTACGTGAACCCCGAGTGGAAGGCCAAGGCGGACGCGGAGCCGGGCGGCAGCCGGGTCTCCAGCAACCCGACCGCGGTGTGGCTGGACCGGATCGCCGCCATCAACGGCACCACCGGCAGCAGCTCCAACGGCTCGATGGGCGTCCGGGACCACCTGGACAAGGCCCTGGCCCAGGGTGCCGGCTACATCCAGTTCGTCATCTACAACCTGCCCGGCCGGGACTGCGCCGCGCTCGCCTCGAACGGTGAGCTGGGCCCGGACGAGCTGGCCCGCTACAAGACCGAGTACATCGACCCGATCGCCGCGATCCAGGCCGACCCGAAGTACGCCGGCCTGCGGATCGTCAACATCATCGAGATCGACTCGCTGCCGAACCTGGTGACCAACACCTCCGGCCAGCCGGGTGGCACCGCGATGTGCGACACGGTCAAGGCCAACGGCGCCTACGTGAACGGTGTCGGTTACGCCTTGGCCAAGCTGGGTGCGATCGGCAACGTCTACAACTACATCGACGCCGCGCACCACGGCTGGATCGGCTGGGACAGCAACTTCGGCCCGACCGCCAACCAGCTCCTCGCCGCCGCCACCGCGTCCGGCAGCACGGTGCACAACGTCGCCGGCTTCATCACCAACACGGCGAACTACTCCGCGCTCAAGGAGCCGTACATCAAGATCACCGACTCGGTGAACGGCCAGACGGTGCGGCAGTCCAAGTGGATCGACTGGAACCAGTACGTGGACGAGCTCTCGTTCGCCCAGGCGTTCCGCAACAAGCTGGTCTCGATCGGCTTCGACAGCAACATCGGCATGCTGATCGACACCTCCCGCAACGGCTGGGGCGGCACCGCCCGGCCCACCGGCCCGGGCGCGACGACCAGCGTCGACACGTACGTCAACGGTGGCCGCATCGACCGTCGGATCCACGCCGGCAACTGGTGCAACCAGGCCGGAGCCGGTCTGGGCGAGCGTCCCAAGGCCAACCCGGAGCCGGGCATCGACGCGTACGTCTGGGTGAAGCCCCCGGGTGAGTCGGACGGCTCCAGCTCCCTCATCCCGAACAACGAGGGCAAGGGCTTCGACCGGATGTGCGACCCGACCTACACCGGCAACGCCCGCAACGGCAACAGCATGACCGGTGCCCTGCCCAACGCGCCGATCTCCGGCGCCTGGTTCTCCGCGCAGTTCCAGCAGCTCATGCAGAACGCCTACCCGGCGCTCTGA